A region from the Streptomyces sp. 3214.6 genome encodes:
- the pgeF gene encoding peptidoglycan editing factor PgeF, translating to MIGQRESVSGAHFAFTDRWGGVSAAPYAELNLGGAVGDDAEAVRTNRELAAKSLGLDPGLVVWMNQVHGIDVAEVDGPWTTPLTPPVDGLVTATRGLALAVLTADCVPVLLADPVAGVVAAAHAGRPGMVKGIVPAAIDAMESLGADPARIVARTGPAVCGRCYEVPETMRAEVAAVEPAAHAETSWGTPAVDVTAGVHAQLDRLGVHDRERSPVCTRESEDHFSYRRESTTGRLAGYVWLD from the coding sequence GTGATAGGACAGCGCGAGAGCGTGAGCGGCGCGCACTTCGCCTTCACCGACCGGTGGGGCGGGGTGAGCGCCGCTCCGTATGCGGAGCTCAACCTCGGCGGAGCGGTGGGCGACGACGCCGAGGCCGTACGCACCAATCGTGAACTGGCGGCCAAGTCGCTGGGCCTGGACCCCGGCCTGGTCGTCTGGATGAACCAGGTGCACGGCATCGACGTCGCCGAGGTCGACGGACCGTGGACCACCCCGCTCACCCCGCCGGTCGACGGCCTGGTGACCGCGACCCGCGGACTCGCCCTCGCCGTGCTGACGGCGGACTGTGTGCCCGTCCTGCTCGCCGACCCCGTCGCCGGGGTGGTCGCGGCCGCACACGCCGGGCGGCCCGGCATGGTCAAGGGGATCGTGCCCGCCGCGATCGACGCGATGGAGTCGCTCGGCGCCGACCCCGCCCGGATCGTCGCCCGCACCGGACCCGCCGTCTGCGGCCGGTGCTACGAGGTGCCGGAGACGATGCGCGCCGAGGTGGCCGCCGTGGAGCCGGCGGCGCACGCCGAGACGAGCTGGGGCACCCCCGCCGTCGACGTCACCGCCGGAGTGCATGCGCAGCTCGACCGGCTCGGAGTGCACGACCGGGAGCGGTCGCCGGTGTGCACCCGGGAGTCGGAGGACCACTTCTCGTACCGCCGCGAGAGCACCACGGGGCGACTCGCGGGATATGTCTGGCTGGACTGA
- the murG gene encoding undecaprenyldiphospho-muramoylpentapeptide beta-N-acetylglucosaminyltransferase produces MHVVLAGGGTAGHIEPALALADALRRQDPSVGITALGTERGLETTLVPQRGYELALIPAVPLPRKPTPELITVPGRLRGTIKAAEQILERTRADAVVGFGGYVALPGYLAAKRLGVPIVVHEANARPGLANKIGSRYAARVAVSTPDSKLRDARYIGIPLRRSIATLDRAAMRPEARHMFGLDPNLPTLLVSGGSQGARRLNEVVQQVAPWLQQAGIQILHAVGPKNELPHVQQMPGMPPYIPVPYVDRMDLAYAAADMMLCRAGAMTVAELSAVGLPAAYVPLPIGNGEQRLNAQPVVKAGGGLLVDDAELTPEWVRETVLPVLADPHRLYEMSRAASEFGRRDADDLLVGMVYEAIAASRAHR; encoded by the coding sequence GTGCATGTCGTACTCGCTGGTGGGGGGACCGCCGGCCACATCGAGCCCGCGCTCGCCCTCGCGGACGCCCTGCGCAGGCAGGACCCCTCGGTGGGGATCACGGCCCTGGGCACGGAGCGCGGCCTGGAGACCACGCTCGTTCCGCAGCGCGGCTACGAGCTCGCGCTGATCCCCGCCGTGCCGCTGCCGCGCAAGCCCACCCCCGAGCTGATCACCGTCCCGGGCCGGCTGCGCGGCACGATCAAGGCCGCCGAGCAGATCCTGGAGCGCACCCGGGCGGACGCCGTCGTCGGCTTCGGCGGTTACGTGGCCCTGCCCGGCTACCTCGCGGCCAAGCGCCTCGGGGTGCCGATCGTGGTGCACGAGGCCAACGCCCGCCCCGGCCTGGCCAACAAGATCGGCTCGCGCTACGCGGCCCGGGTCGCCGTCTCCACGCCCGACAGCAAGCTCCGGGACGCCCGCTACATCGGCATCCCGCTGCGCCGCTCCATCGCCACCCTGGACCGCGCCGCCATGCGTCCCGAGGCCCGGCACATGTTCGGCCTCGACCCCAACCTGCCCACGCTGCTGGTCTCCGGCGGCTCGCAGGGCGCCCGCCGCCTCAACGAGGTGGTCCAGCAGGTCGCGCCCTGGCTGCAGCAGGCCGGCATCCAGATCCTGCACGCGGTCGGCCCGAAGAACGAACTGCCGCACGTACAGCAGATGCCGGGAATGCCCCCCTACATCCCGGTACCGTACGTGGACCGGATGGACCTCGCGTACGCCGCCGCCGACATGATGCTCTGCCGCGCGGGCGCGATGACCGTCGCCGAACTCTCCGCCGTCGGGCTCCCGGCCGCCTACGTCCCGCTGCCCATCGGCAACGGCGAACAGCGGCTGAACGCCCAGCCGGTGGTCAAGGCGGGCGGCGGACTGCTGGTCGACGACGCGGAACTGACCCCCGAGTGGGTCCGGGAGACCGTCCTGCCCGTCCTCGCCGACCCGCACCGGCTGTACGAGATGTCCCGCGCGGCCAGTGAGTTCGGTCGCCGGGACGCCGACGACCTGCTCGTCGGCATGGTGTACGAGGCGATCGCGGCCTCTCGTGCACACCGATAG
- the ftsW gene encoding putative lipid II flippase FtsW, producing the protein MPGSRTGRPPVQRTVRRPAVSRPRRDNPLRRLYTRAQRAWDRPLTAYYLIFGGSLLITVLGLVMVYSASQITALQMSLPGSFFFRKQFLAAAIGAVLLLVASRMPVKLHRALAYPILAGAVFLMALVQVPGIGMSVNGNQNWISLGGSFQIQPSEFGKLALVLWGADLLARKQDKKLLTQWKHMLVPLVPVAFMLLGLIMLGGDMGTAIILTAILFGLLWLAGAPTRLFVGVLSIAATLGVILIRTSPNRMARLQCIGATDPGPGDACWQAVHGIYALASGGIFGSGLGASVEKWGQLPEAHTDFIFAVTGEELGLAGTLSVLALFAALGYAGIRVAGRTEDPFVRYAAGGVTTWITAQAVINIGAVLGLLPIAGVPLPLFSYGGSALLPTMFAIGLLIAFARDEPAARASLAMRQPRFGRKRGAGGSARSKRPAGVSRRWNTMRRRASAARPSGER; encoded by the coding sequence ATGCCCGGTAGCCGTACCGGGCGTCCGCCCGTCCAGCGGACCGTCCGCAGACCCGCCGTCTCCCGGCCGCGCCGCGACAACCCCCTGCGGCGGCTGTACACGCGTGCGCAAAGGGCCTGGGACCGGCCGCTGACCGCGTACTACCTGATCTTCGGCGGCAGCCTGCTGATCACCGTGCTGGGCCTGGTGATGGTCTACTCGGCCTCCCAGATCACCGCGCTGCAGATGTCGTTGCCGGGATCGTTCTTCTTCCGCAAACAGTTCCTGGCCGCCGCCATCGGGGCCGTGCTGCTGTTGGTCGCCTCCCGGATGCCGGTGAAGCTGCACCGGGCGCTGGCCTACCCGATCCTCGCCGGGGCCGTCTTCCTGATGGCCCTGGTACAGGTGCCGGGGATAGGGATGTCGGTCAACGGCAACCAGAACTGGATCTCGCTCGGCGGTTCCTTCCAGATCCAGCCCAGCGAGTTCGGCAAGCTCGCGCTGGTGCTCTGGGGCGCCGACCTGCTCGCCCGAAAACAGGACAAGAAGCTGCTCACGCAGTGGAAGCACATGCTGGTGCCCCTGGTGCCGGTCGCGTTCATGCTGCTCGGCCTGATCATGCTCGGCGGCGACATGGGCACGGCGATCATCCTCACGGCGATCCTGTTCGGCCTGTTGTGGCTGGCGGGGGCGCCCACCCGGCTCTTCGTCGGGGTGCTGTCGATCGCCGCCACCCTCGGCGTGATCCTCATCAGGACCAGCCCGAACCGCATGGCCCGACTGCAATGCATCGGCGCGACCGACCCCGGGCCGGGTGACGCCTGCTGGCAGGCCGTGCACGGGATCTACGCCCTGGCCTCGGGCGGGATCTTCGGCTCCGGGCTCGGCGCGAGTGTGGAGAAATGGGGGCAACTCCCCGAAGCGCACACCGACTTCATCTTCGCCGTCACCGGTGAGGAACTGGGCCTGGCGGGGACGCTGTCGGTGCTCGCCCTGTTCGCGGCTCTAGGCTATGCGGGTATCCGCGTGGCCGGACGCACGGAGGACCCCTTCGTGAGGTATGCCGCGGGAGGCGTGACCACCTGGATCACCGCTCAGGCGGTGATCAACATCGGTGCGGTGCTCGGCCTGCTGCCGATCGCCGGCGTCCCGCTCCCGCTGTTCTCCTACGGGGGTTCCGCCCTGCTGCCGACCATGTTCGCCATCGGGTTGCTGATCGCCTTCGCACGCGACGAGCCCGCTGCGCGGGCGTCGCTTGCGATGCGACAACCCCGTTTTGGTAGAAAACGGGGGGCGGGGGGCTCTGCCCGGTCCAAAAGGCCGGCCGGAGTCTCCCGGAGATGGAACACGATGCGACGGCGTGCCTCGGCGGCGCGCCCGTCCGGAGAGCGGTGA
- a CDS encoding cell division protein SepF yields the protein MAGAMRKMAVYLGLVEDDGYDGRGFDPDDDFEPELDPEPERDHRRHEPAHQSHGAHQSQRDEEVRIVQPPAPREPVARSASLAAESGRPARIAPVASITQERQSLEKNAPVIMPKVVSEREPYRITTLHPRTYNEARTIGEHFREGTPVIMNLTEMDDTDAKRLVDFAAGLVFGLHGSIERVTQKVFLLSPANVDVTAEDKARIAEGGFFNQS from the coding sequence ATGGCCGGCGCGATGCGCAAGATGGCGGTCTACCTCGGCCTCGTGGAGGACGATGGGTACGACGGCCGGGGATTCGATCCCGACGACGACTTCGAACCCGAGCTCGATCCCGAGCCCGAGCGGGACCACCGGCGGCACGAGCCGGCCCACCAGTCCCATGGTGCACATCAGTCCCAAAGGGACGAAGAGGTGCGAATCGTGCAGCCGCCCGCACCCCGTGAGCCGGTGGCCCGGTCGGCTTCGCTCGCCGCGGAATCCGGGCGTCCGGCGCGGATCGCGCCCGTGGCATCCATCACACAAGAACGTCAGTCCCTGGAGAAGAACGCACCGGTGATCATGCCCAAGGTCGTGTCGGAACGAGAGCCGTACCGGATCACCACACTTCACCCCCGGACCTACAACGAGGCCCGTACCATCGGGGAACACTTCCGTGAGGGCACCCCGGTGATCATGAATCTGACTGAGATGGATGACACAGACGCGAAGCGACTTGTCGACTTTGCGGCTGGTTTGGTGTTTGGTCTTCACGGCAGCATCGAGCGGGTGACGCAGAAGGTGTTCCTGTTGTCGCCTGCTAACGTCGATGTCACGGCGGAGGACAAGGCCCGCATCGCAGAGGGCGGGTTCTTCAACCAGAGCTGA
- a CDS encoding YggS family pyridoxal phosphate-dependent enzyme, translated as MTDRKDELAGNLAKVEERIAAACAAAGRRREEVTLIVVTKTYPASDVRILSELGVRHVAENKDQDAAPKAADCSNLPLQWHFVGQLQTNKVRSVVGYADVVQSVDRARLVTALSKEAVRAAREVGCLIQVALDAGDSERGERGGVAPGGVEELAALVAGSPGLRLDGLMTVAPLTGEYAGRQRAAFGRLMDLSTDLRRAHPAANMVSAGMSADLEEAVAAGATHVRVGTAVLGVRPRLG; from the coding sequence ATGACGGACCGTAAGGACGAACTCGCCGGAAATCTGGCGAAGGTGGAGGAACGCATCGCTGCCGCGTGCGCGGCCGCCGGGCGGAGGCGGGAGGAGGTGACCCTGATCGTGGTCACCAAGACCTACCCGGCGAGCGATGTGCGGATCCTGTCGGAACTCGGCGTGCGCCATGTCGCCGAGAACAAGGACCAGGACGCGGCGCCCAAGGCCGCCGACTGCTCGAACCTGCCCCTTCAGTGGCACTTCGTCGGCCAGTTGCAGACCAACAAGGTGCGATCCGTGGTCGGTTACGCGGATGTCGTGCAGTCCGTCGACCGCGCCAGGCTGGTGACGGCCCTGTCGAAGGAGGCCGTGCGCGCCGCGCGCGAGGTGGGCTGCCTGATCCAGGTGGCCCTCGACGCCGGGGACAGCGAGCGGGGTGAGCGGGGTGGTGTGGCCCCCGGCGGCGTCGAGGAGTTGGCCGCTCTGGTCGCCGGCTCCCCGGGGCTGCGGCTCGACGGACTGATGACCGTCGCACCCCTGACCGGGGAGTACGCGGGGCGCCAACGAGCGGCGTTCGGGCGGTTGATGGATTTGTCGACTGACCTGCGCCGAGCCCATCCGGCTGCGAACATGGTGTCGGCAGGGATGAGTGCGGACCTCGAGGAGGCCGTGGCGGCCGGAGCGACACATGTACGCGTAGGCACCGCGGTACTCGGAGTCCGCCCCAGGCTCGGGTAA
- a CDS encoding cell division protein FtsQ/DivIB has product MAGSATAERGARQQESSGPPLVRRLGPRRLRMIIVLALVVVLLGAGAVWVLYGSPWLRVERVTASGTSVLTPQQVREAADVPVGSPLISVDTDAIEARLRTELPRIDSVDVVRSWPHGIGLKVTERTPVLLVRKGAKFVEVDDEGVRFATVSAAPKGVPLLEMAVSSSRSAAASLRRFGEDRLVREAVKAAGSLPAAVTRETRLVKVRSYDDISLELGGGRTVAWGSAEKGAAKGRALTALMKAAPAARHFDVSAPTAPASSGS; this is encoded by the coding sequence GTGGCCGGATCCGCCACCGCCGAGCGCGGGGCACGCCAGCAGGAGTCGTCCGGCCCGCCTCTCGTCCGGCGGTTGGGGCCACGCCGACTTCGTATGATCATCGTTCTCGCGCTGGTCGTCGTGCTCCTCGGCGCGGGCGCGGTCTGGGTGTTGTACGGCTCGCCGTGGCTGCGGGTGGAGCGCGTCACGGCCTCCGGTACGAGCGTGCTGACGCCGCAGCAGGTGCGCGAAGCCGCCGACGTGCCGGTCGGATCGCCGTTGATCTCCGTCGACACCGATGCGATCGAAGCCCGACTTCGTACGGAACTGCCCCGAATCGACTCGGTCGACGTGGTTCGTTCCTGGCCCCATGGAATCGGCCTGAAAGTGACCGAGCGTACGCCGGTCCTGCTGGTCCGAAAAGGGGCGAAGTTCGTGGAAGTGGACGACGAAGGCGTCCGTTTCGCCACGGTTTCCGCGGCCCCGAAAGGCGTTCCGCTTCTCGAAATGGCCGTTTCCTCCTCGCGTTCGGCCGCCGCGAGCCTGCGCCGCTTCGGCGAGGACCGACTGGTACGGGAGGCGGTGAAGGCGGCCGGCTCCCTTCCGGCCGCCGTCACGCGGGAGACCCGGCTGGTCAAGGTCCGTTCCTACGACGACATCTCGCTGGAGTTGGGCGGCGGCCGCACGGTCGCGTGGGGGAGTGCCGAGAAGGGCGCTGCGAAGGGCCGCGCACTCACCGCTCTCATGAAAGCCGCCCCGGCCGCACGGCACTTCGATGTCAGCGCTCCCACCGCCCCTGCGTCATCGGGGAGTTGA
- a CDS encoding YggT family protein: protein MSVVLDVVYIALMVFLIVLIFRLVMDYVFQFARSWQPGKAMVVVLEATYTVTDPPLKLLRRVIPPLRLGGVALDLSFFVLMIIVYILISIVSRL from the coding sequence ATGAGCGTGGTCCTGGATGTCGTCTACATCGCGCTGATGGTCTTCCTCATCGTGCTCATCTTCCGGTTGGTCATGGACTACGTCTTTCAGTTCGCCCGCTCATGGCAGCCCGGCAAGGCGATGGTGGTCGTTCTGGAGGCCACCTACACTGTCACCGATCCACCGCTCAAGCTTCTGCGGCGGGTAATCCCGCCGTTGCGTCTCGGGGGCGTGGCGCTCGACCTGTCCTTCTTCGTACTGATGATCATCGTCTACATCCTGATCTCGATCGTGAGCCGGCTGTGA
- the ftsZ gene encoding cell division protein FtsZ, translating to MAAPQNYLAVIKVIGVGGGGVNAINRMIEVGLKGVEFIAINTDAQALLMSDADVKLDVGRELTRGLGAGANPAVGRKAAEDHREEIEEVLKGADMVFVTAGEGGGTGTGGAPVVANIARSLGALTIGVVTRPFTFEGRRRANQAEDGIAELREEVDTLIVIPNDRLLSISDRQVSVLDAFKSADQVLLSGVQGITDLITTPGLINLDFADVKSVMSEAGSALMGIGSARGDDRAVAAAEMAISSPLLEASIDGARGVLLSISGGSDLGLFEINEAAQLVSEAAHPEANIIFGAVIDDALGDEVRVTVIAAGFDGGQPPARRETVMGSSSASARRDDPTPVRQPESRPSFGSLGSVTPKEEPEPAPEPVADLPVSPPVPPSRTYSDSAAEELDVPDFLK from the coding sequence GTGGCAGCACCGCAGAACTACCTCGCAGTCATCAAAGTCATCGGTGTCGGCGGCGGTGGTGTCAATGCCATCAACCGGATGATCGAGGTCGGTCTCAAGGGCGTCGAGTTCATCGCCATCAACACCGACGCGCAGGCGCTGTTGATGAGCGACGCCGACGTCAAACTCGACGTCGGCCGCGAACTGACCCGCGGACTCGGCGCCGGCGCCAACCCGGCCGTCGGCCGCAAGGCCGCCGAGGACCACCGCGAGGAGATCGAGGAGGTCCTCAAGGGGGCCGACATGGTCTTCGTGACGGCCGGTGAAGGCGGCGGCACCGGCACCGGCGGCGCGCCCGTCGTGGCCAACATCGCCCGCTCCCTGGGCGCCCTCACCATCGGCGTGGTCACCCGCCCGTTCACCTTCGAGGGCCGGCGCCGCGCCAACCAGGCCGAGGACGGCATCGCCGAACTCCGCGAAGAGGTCGACACCCTCATCGTCATCCCCAACGACCGGCTGCTGTCCATCTCGGACCGCCAGGTCTCGGTCCTGGACGCCTTCAAGTCGGCCGACCAGGTCCTGCTCTCCGGCGTCCAGGGCATCACCGACCTGATCACCACCCCCGGTCTGATCAACCTCGACTTCGCCGACGTCAAGTCGGTCATGTCCGAGGCGGGTTCCGCCCTCATGGGCATCGGCTCGGCCCGCGGCGACGACCGCGCGGTGGCCGCCGCCGAGATGGCGATCTCCTCGCCGCTCCTGGAGGCCTCCATCGACGGCGCCCGGGGCGTCCTGCTCTCCATCTCCGGCGGCTCCGACCTCGGCCTGTTCGAGATCAACGAGGCCGCCCAGCTGGTCAGCGAGGCCGCCCACCCCGAGGCCAACATCATCTTCGGCGCGGTCATCGACGACGCGTTGGGCGACGAGGTCCGGGTCACCGTCATCGCGGCCGGCTTCGACGGGGGCCAGCCCCCGGCCCGCCGGGAGACCGTCATGGGCTCCTCGTCGGCCTCTGCCCGCCGCGACGATCCCACTCCGGTACGGCAGCCCGAGAGCCGGCCGTCCTTCGGTTCGCTCGGCAGCGTGACGCCCAAGGAGGAGCCGGAGCCGGCGCCCGAGCCGGTGGCCGACCTCCCGGTCTCCCCGCCGGTGCCGCCGTCGCGGACCTACTCGGACAGCGCCGCCGAGGAACTGGACGTCCCGGACTTCCTGAAGTGA